The Culex pipiens pallens isolate TS chromosome 2, TS_CPP_V2, whole genome shotgun sequence DNA window gatctccaggtgtacttgtatagggaggtgtgctggaagaaggtactacgtatggccatgtttcgggaggtagcgaaatcgatgagtcgtaggccgttctcgttcgtctgctggtgagcgctgaatctcccaataaccggtctaaactcctcctcctggccaacttgagcgttcaagtcgccgatgacaatcttgacgtcgtgttttggacacttcctgtactcgcggtcaagaagctcgtagaaagcgtccttgtcatcggcgtcgcttcccatgtgcgggctgtgcacgttgatgatgctcaggttgaagaatcggcccttgattctcaaccggcacattctgtcgttgactggccaccaACCAATCACGCGCTTCGCCATATCGCCCAGCACGataaaagctgtccccagctcgtGTGTATCGCCGCCGCTCCAATACATAGTATATCCACCGAATTCTCGGTGGTCCTTCcccgtccagcacacctcctgcagcgccacaacttcgagaccgcggacccgcaattcgttgtgaagaatgcggtcgctcccatcgaagttgagagacctgcagttccacgtcccgagtttccaatccctggatccccgaaaatcgggtcggcgattggatcggctcgcatctggagctctctgcacttgggttttacggcgggtgcgtgtagccatcaccaaccccctgtctcgccggaggaccgtcgtaccaggactgtttagagtcccaccctggcactgggacttttaatcagccgcccctaacctggggaacagacgctgtttcgagccgcccctaacctggggaacagacgctcgagggggggggggtccaaaCTCTATCTGCTGTAAGCCGCCCCTAACATGGAGAACAGACGCTTACCTCGACGATGGAGCAGGACACCAGTTACCTTGAGCcacccctaacctggggaacagacgctcgaagggggggggggttggatcCAACACCCGCTGTTGTCAGCCGCCCCTGACCTGGGATACAGACGCTTACAACGCACAAGTACTCGAACGCCACCCGATTTGAGCCGCCCCttacctggggaacagacgctcttgcgagaggaggggggggggggggctttgTGTGTGGTGGGGGCAGTAAAACACTTCACTTTGCTctaattaattttctttaaaaattcttaaaacttttcactgcttttaaaaacttttttcccacACTCCGCGCTTTCCGTGTCGCAAAGTTGTATTTGCTTCTTCCACACTACACTATCAGCCGTACACAAAGGACAGCGTGGTcgagggacgacgacgacgacgactgttcAAAGGGGCCCGGCTaggtgtattgtttttttttttcctgctgctgctgctgctttgacCCGTGGCCGAACGAAATTTCGCGCACTAAATTCACCGAAATTAACGACCGGCGGGTTCGAATTTCACCGGTAGCGGATTCACTGCGCGTTCCTGCGACGAATCCGGTCACTTTACGCCGCGAATCACCACTTTACCGCGAGTTTTGGGCGAATACCGGCGGAAGAGAAGAGTTagagaaattgaaaaacaatctattccaataaaacattttttttattttttttcggaatatttATCTTTGCATGGCCTGAAAGTAGTTttcaattctctaccaactcagacgaaatcttcgatttgcgtgaaactttgtcctaaggggcatcttttgttcctgatcacaaATCTGAGGTCCCTTTTtattatatctcgtgacggaggggcggtacgaccccttcaatttttgaacatgcgaaaaaagaggtgtttttcaataatttgcagcctgatacggtgatgagataaaaatttggtgtcaaagatacttttatgtaaaattggacactCAATTTGATGGTGTGctcgaaattcaaaaaaaaaatattcttcaaaaaaaagacttcaaaagttttaaaaacttcgttactcaattataattttttttaaacatgtcattgaaagtaaatttaatgtacttttcggggtacattaacccagaaatgtattttttttatttagaacaaaaattttcattttaaaatttcgtgtttttttctaactttgcagggatatttttttagagtctaacaatgttctacaaagttgtagaccagacaattacaaaaaaatgattatgaaCATAATGGGATTtcttacaaacatcacgagttatcgcgattttacgatttttttttctaagttggtcgtcgttgttcATGGGTTCATGGCgaagaaagaatattgaatttctgaaattgttgaaattaatcatatttagcatacaATATTAAAGGAAACTAAAGCCTAATTTGAAGTGAGGCTATATCGCatctgttgtgtgtgtgtgtgtgtgtgtgtggtccaatccaatacccgctaaccggtagcgaaattatgggaaagtataatttgtatcagactgtgtacatgccgaatgctgatacagcttatctcagtcccgggtattaggtggtgatagccctcgcgctgcttccaacgacccatttcagaatgacagagctccttgcggtccaattccgaggtcgctgggcattgttcggccccgcctgaacatagaagcaagcatctgaaggaaactcgatctatatttagacttccaatcccgtcaggcaaatcagggatcagcgcgtatttaatatgagaagataacatgtttcaccactacggatcatttcactactagagtgtaaacctactgatggccgactgcttagcgtcccagaccaccaatccaaaggcgtgagttcgaatcccacctgattaattttcgtttttgttcatattcaaagttcaaattcatgattccaaatttcaaaggtaccgaccgggatttgatccctgaaccttctgcttgtgaggcagaagccgtaaccattaagccacggagccggttaggCTATATCGCATCTGTTGTTAAACATAATTAGCTCATCCTCTAATATTTAAGCCACCTGGtgttgttttctcatggcacactacgtgctaaatcaatgaattacttttagTAAATAACTCATGtttagagcattttgcatttaagccaatcgatgcacgtttgctgcgtttccatggatacaaataaacaaataacaattATAAGACAAGGGATTGTACGCATTTCCGTGATCTGAACCACAACGTAACGTTTACGCTCCCATCTTATAACTCCTGTTTATAAATCCGATGTTCaggtaaatttagaaaattagacTATGTATTTAGAATTTATTCTATAGGGAACCATCCATTAATCACGTggacatttttgttaattttagccCCCTCCCCTCCGCGTGGTGAATTGtcctgaaaaaaacttttttgtctgGAGCGTGTACAATCGCCATCCCCGTACAATCGAACCTTATATTTCGAtgcatctgtgctctcttgtactaagcttgctggttttcctatctagtgaGCATAAgaaagcacagaggcatcgatttgttaCTTGTTTATGTGTATCCATTGAAAAGcagcaaacgtgcatcgattggcttaaatgcaaaatgctctaaaCATGAGTTATTTACTAAGAGCAAttgatttagcacgtagtgtgccatgagaaaacaacaTCAAGTGGCTTAAGTATTAGAGGATGagctaattatgtttaaaaactgATGCGATATAGCCTTACTTCAAATTAGGCTTTAGTTTCCTTTAATATtgtatgctaaatatgattaatttcaacaatttcagaaattcaatattctttctttacaaaaactggaatatctcagctcagagttgatgaaacttcaaagttgcttagacaAAAATCTTCggcagaaaattttctacaagatgcatgtatcCTTACAgatgaggaaatttttgtgttcaataccgagggaaaagattgaaaaaaagtcatgcaaaaactcatatttttcgacataaaagctacctGGAAACTAAAAACAAGGTTTTTAAATCGATATcattaacttgtttattggaccagAGACCATCATTTTATGGTATAGTCTATTGAAATTATaagattttccattttttctaagcagattttgtgaaattgtcgaaaaaatttccgaaagttttcatgtatgagagagttgtttctaacattGTTATCTATCATTTGAGGACTGAGCACATTGATttcctcgacttcgtgtttttttgggacacgctaatatatatttttttgtaattgtctgttctacaactttgtagaacattattacactctgaaaaatgACCTAGTAAAGCTACAAAAAACAtggaatttaaaatgaaaacaaatattctgaatctcgggtgagttttcaaatagTCGTAAGAGCAACCGTGACCTTCGACACTAAAATTCATTTTCctccaaattgtaacaaaatttcatttatttttagttttgggcacttgaaagacgtataggtagatgaacaatcttaagcaaATTGCATCGTACTTCCGAAATTAACGACAATATATTGGaacttttgaatttcaaattagtCAATAATAATGGCTAAGAAAATGATTAACTTGAATTAGTGTATTTGGGCCATTAATAAATCAcgtgattaaatttttaaatttccgtcCATACATAACAATATCTTATAtgacaaaataaacataaattttatttaatttgaaaacgcaAAGAAGGATTGTGATGTGATGGTTTCCAGGCTGTGATATTTTTGGTGAAGTgattaaaatttgctttaaattaaaattttcctttttttattacattcacATGGAATTGAACGgccttaagatataaaattaataaatgtgATCTAGTTTAATTCATTTTCATTTGCTATTAAAGTTTGCATACAACCgaaataatttatcattttgatTGGTTCATTACTTGTGAAATGTGACataattttaagtgattttacatttattttgctcatatttacTAACTCACTAGTGCAGGTATGTAATAAAGCTGTTTCCAGAATATCTTCTTTGAATGCAATTAATCGCTCTTGAATGATTTCAAACTCATAATTGTCGTACTTGTACCATGTTTTATCCAGAAATTCTGCAATATCCTCCTTCAAAAATGTCCACATTTGCATAATTTGTTCACTCTGAGAGGATTGCTCCAAAATACCatcaatttcatcaatttcgctcttcaaaacttcttcaatttggttgaaaacacttcgagaaattttatttttctttggtttttgcatgaaaattttcaagagATTCATAAAACCTCGTTTTAAATCCCTACAAATAGCTGGAGCAACCCGCGCCAACATAATCCAACCATCGAGATAGTGAAACACCGTAGCCTGATCGTAAGCAGTGTAGATAAAGGTCGATCGAACCCCCTCACATGCTACCGCTGGAAGGTCGTCCCAATGGATTGGCATGCAACGGGAAAAGGTGTCCTGCCCGAAGCCGATCTCTTCGAATGGTTTCATTTTGGGATAAACGCtgatttgaaagttttgttgagGACAAATGAAGTGGAACTTGGAGTTTGTTGGACGGatacaatatttttggaattgctttgatttggtttctttagatttTCGTTTGTACAATTTCGTTGAGGTTTTAGCATTTGGTGCTTGATGGGATTCAAAAGCCGAATTGAGATTTAAGTATGACCAAATTGTAGACAAGAAGTCTTCCAGTCGATCTGAACTGCTGGGGATGGACTCAAAGATATCTCGTTTGTTTCTCTTTTTGCCTTCAATGGCTCTTACTGGTGATGTTTGCAACTGGTGCAGCTTCTTCATCAAGCCTGCCTGTCTACCAACCATCAGGGATACATGAAATACCGCCAACCTGTTAGTTTGGGATGTTAgagctttgaaacttactacttTAACACTTCGCATTACGAGATCTTTCTTATGTGTAATAAATTTCGTAAGGGATTTCAGAGGTTTTGCTAATTTCATCGGAGTACTTGCCGTCAAAAGGGCAATCGTAGTACCGTCAAACAAGGCAAAGAGTGTTTTTGGTCCAGTGTCCCATTTGGTTGGATTAAACTCCCAATCGTTGGCCATTGCTCCTCCAATGTAGCCAAATCCCGCAATAAGAAGCGCCAGTCCCGTTTTGTAAACGGTTTTTCCCAGCATGGCCATCATTTTGACTGCTCCCAGATAGGCTCCGGGTAAGCTGAGCGCGAATGTTGCCCCGCGGAAGAACCCGCTGTACAGTGCAGGCGATGTCCAGTCCCATTTGGCCGGATTCCACTCGTTGGCAGCTCCGGCACCTCCGAACAGGGCTCCAGCCACGGCAAGTGTTCCCGTAGCCAACACACCAGCAACCGTCGATCCACCAAAGAACGAGGTGAAAAAGCTCAACGAAGCTGCAGCACCCATGGCAGCTGCCGCTCCACCAACTGCTCCACCGAACATGCTGAGGTATAGCATCGGATCTTTGAAGTTCCATTTTGTTACGTCGAACGTTTTACTGTGTGCTGCTCCCGCCAGGAACGCTCCCAAGCAAATCATGAACAGGAGGAAAGCGAATTCTCCGTCCGGGTCGACCAGCGAAATTGGGGAGTTCCCAGCGTATTTGTACGGACTAGGATATTGTTCTTGAGGATCAACCTGGTAGAACCGTCCCAAGTCCGGGTCATACAACCGCGCGTGGTAGTTGTACAACCCGGTCTCTTCATCCAGCTCTTGTCCCGTGTACAGATACGTTACATGACCATCAGGGTCGGAGTTGAACCTCCGTATCAGCTGACCATACGGAAGGTAATCGTACGCTGCGATCACCTGACCGCCCTTGACTACCAACCTCGTGGATCCCTCGTGATCCTGCAGAACGCTGTAGTATTCGTTGTTGCGGTAGAATCCGATCAATCCCAGCGGACCTCGGATGTAGGAGGTGACCGTCACGATTGGTTTGTCGGTTTGCTTTGGATCCGGGTATTCGTGCTTGAGTTCAACCAGAACGTTTTCCTTGGGATCGCGAACGTAGTGGAGTTTTAGCAGAAGATCGCCGCTTTTGTTGCGGACAATCTTCGAGGTGCGTTCGCCCTTGTAGTCGTAAGAGAGTTCTACCGTTACTTTCGATGTGACAATCTTTGAAGCTCGTTGCACTAGATGGTCGTACTCGATCTTCGATATGCCTTTATGATCAGCTCGTATTACATTCCCGTCACTGTTATGCTCTAGTACGTAATTTGTTGGTTTTCCATGGCTTGAAATCTTGATGGACTCAATTTGATTCTTGAACTGTTTGTACTTCATTTCGTAACGTTCAAATCCAGTGTAGAACAGTTTGTGATTACCGTTCTTATCGATGGAGAAGGAGTGCACATCTGCAGGAGACTTTCCAAGTTCAGTTGCGAAAAAGGGCGCTAATAACTTGATGATCTTTGCATGATTAGCAATGTTCTTGAACTTTGTGCGCTCCTTTGGACTGTAGGAAGTCACGTctcgtttgcattttttgattcCGTCTGAATCGATGATCCATTTGGCGCAAAGAGTGTCAGCATTTTCTTTCGAATCTGGATTCTTTAAAACATGATACCTATTCAAAATCACGCTCAGCGTACTGAATTTGATATCGGTTTCGTAGTATTGACCCATCTGCAGAGCATTTGTACCTTTGGAGATCAGATAatgctttttaagattttcccaGGTTGAAGTTGCATTGCCTTCCAAGCGTGCCTTCCGGAACACTTCTTGGAATCTTTTAAATGTCAACGGTCTCGTAAGGCTATCCCTCTCATCCTGGATGTAACTCTTCGCTTCAATCAGTTCACCGTGACTCCCATACTTGTAGGCATGTCCGTACAGCTGAGGGAATCCCTTCGTCAAGAACATCTCGGCTACGTGATTTCCTTCAACCCTCGTGGAGCATTTGACCGGAAGATCTATGTGCAATTCTGGGTAGAACGTCCTGACGGGTCGTCCAAGCGTATCGATAAGCTTTTTCTTCTTCAACGCTCGGTAACACAGCGCAGCCATCTCGTAACTCATCTTCTCACTTACAAAATCTGAAGGTTTGAGCGCAATCTGACTTCTAGCGGCCTTATCATGCCAGAGAGCGCGAAATTCCGTTCGAAGAATCGTTCCATCGCCCACGGGTTCAGCTCCGTATCCTCCGTCCTGATGAGATATAACCTCTTCAAGAAATGGACTCATGATCTTCAGCAAATGTCCAGCGGTATCGTATGAATAGGTGACGGTGAAGTTCTCCTTTTCGTGAACTATGGTAGCGACCTTCCCTTGAGGATCGTGAGTGAAGGAAGCGATTTTAGTTCCAAAATGATCTATAATGGAGGTTATCTCTCCTCTGGAATTGTGATTGCAGTGTAGGGTTATGTCCGTAGGATAATGAATGACGGAgattttctcattttcatgataGAATTGTATCGATCGATTCTTAACCATTTCTCCGTTGGAAATGATATCCCTGCTGATCAGATTCTCCTCTTCGTCAAACAAAAACACTTCTTCCTGGACCTGCTTCTCATTCTGTTTGAATACATAGATTATTCGATTTCGCAACGCAGGATCTTCTTCGCCATAATTAAACAGTATGAAGGTATCACCTCGCTGGAATGGTTTGTTGGGATCGTTGCGAAGTTCACCATGCATCTTTGGATCCAGCAAGCCAAATTCTTGCGTTCTACCTTCTATGTTGTACAGATAATACTTGATTTTGACGAGTTTTCCTTCATCATTGTAATGAAATTGAAACCTTAGCTGATCATACTCATTGTAGACGAATTCCATCCTTCCAAAGTCCGGAGTCTGAcgcaattttagtaatttagtattgTCATAATACTTCATTTTAATTTCCCACGGTGAAGACTCCAACTGTTTCCCAGCAACATATTTGTCATGATCTTCATGGTGATTCGGAGGAATCATTCGCAGCAAATTCCCTAGCTCATCGTACTCGTACGTCGTCAGGATGTTGTTGTAGTCCTCGGTGCGAGCGTACTCGGCTACCACTTGGTTCCGGTTATCTTCTACGCTGACGTGGATCGCTCCGTTCAGCTTTCGTTCCTCAGAGTGCCGGAAGCCCCGAGACGTTGGGTAGTGCAGCAGAATGTATGGAACTGTGGAGTTGACGCTGAAAGTGGTGGTATTTGCACTGCCCGGTTGACTGACCCCACTTTGAACGTCCACTGGAACGTTGTGGTAGAGGAAGCCTTGGTACGGATAGCTCGGCGCTTTTGGATTGAACTTTTCCACCAGACCGTGCAGAGAGCCACTTTGATCATGACTTTCAACAAACTTGTTTTGATATCCCAGGGGATGTTTCACATCCGTATGCTGAAGTTTCGTCCACAGAGTTTGTTTCGTTTTCCTGTCGATCTCATCGTAAAGCGTTTCTCGTATGAAAATACTGCCGCTGCTACCAAGCTGGATTTCCTGAGTAGGATTAGACTCGCGATTGTGGTAGGTTATGAGAAACTCGGACCCGTCGATAATGACAATGTCCGAGAGGACAATACTTCCAGCAAGTGATAGCTTTGAACCAATTATTTTCAAACCCGCTTTTACTCCACTTTGGAGCAGCGATCCATCAATCCAGATCGTGTAAAAGTGTGGACTTATCAACATTGTCAATTGTCCACTTGTTGGAATTGAACTGCGATGGAGCGTAGTAACAATAGTTGATCCAATACGTATAGAAAGAGCGTTGGCCAGGGATCCGTACTGAAAATGCAGCCAAACTGAATCGCTGGTTATTGGGATTTTGTAGTGAATCTGTCCATTAATTTTTAGATATCgctgagaaatttgtaatatttcaATCTCTGCAAAGTCCCAATAGTTGCGTATTACATACGGACTAAATGGGGTAACAATTCCGTTAATCGGCTTGATAACTAACGATGAGGTATAGAACTCCTTCCGGTAGGGACTATCAGATCGCACTTGGTAACTTTCAAATATCTTAACAAGTCCACTCTGGTACAGTTCAACCATCTTCCTGCCGTAGCCATCGTTGATGAATCGCGTGACTTGTCCGTTGTTCCGGATCACTTCGGTTGGCAGTGCCGTTTGGGAATCGTACACGATAGCTTCAAAGTTGAGATCCAGCGGGGCGTACAAGACATGGTCAACGTGAATCTCAAATGGGTGAGCATTGACTTCGAGAGATATTCGAGAATTCATGGAATCTGTCATGTTGATCATAGCTTGAAGAATGTACCACTCATTCAGACGTGAGGAAATCGTAACGCCAGACGATTTGACGGTTGAACCTGATGCGGATAGACCCAAAATGTTGGAAATCTTATCAGGAAGTGTTTGAAAATCCGATTTTGAGGTTGGTCTAATGCATGCTCTTGCTACAAATACGCCGGCGTAGTTTTTTGGCACGAACGTTACTGAAATGCGTTCACCCTTCTTCAACCTCAGATAATTCTTTCCAGTAGCAGAGAATTTGTCCTTTTCAATAGAATCTTGCTTGAAATCCCATCTTCTCTTAGCTTCGTACTCCTCGAATCCCATGAATCCCACTACCTCGTCCTCAACCTGAAACGGTGCCGCTCGAACTACCGGAAACCGTCTACTTTTATCCCAAATCACAGTCCGCGGATCATCCTTCATGTCCTGGAACTGCTCTTCCCTTTGCTTGCGAGACTTGGCCTCCAATCGACTGAGGTAATCCTTATCGAACAGCTGCTTCTTCGAATCAAACACCTGCACATCGTTCCTACCACGTACCATATCCGTGCGTTGCTCAAAGTATCCAAACCTGAGATCGCTAGAACCACCCGGTATCACGTGCGTCGTCCGGTAGTACACACTGGTGTCCATTATGGCTGGATCTAGGTATAGGTAGCGAGTTCTGGACGGGCTTCCCAGCCCGGAGATGGTAGTCATCGTCACTACCGAGTTGTTCCAATCGAACCGGACTATTCTGGCGGGTGCTCCGTACACGTTACCTTCTTGATCGGTTGTCAGTAGAAGCTGAGGGATGCTGGCCGGGTGGAGGGATCGATTCCAGAGTTTGTATGGAGTGATGCGATCGGGATTAAGTGGGATAACGGTTAGACCACCATCAAACGTTTCCAAGCAATAGTTTGGATATTTGATGGTGATGTTTTGCGGTTGATTTTTCTCAAATCGATGCAAGGTTACGTTGGATTTGGTTGCTATCAGCTTGATTTCAACGTTGTTCAACGCTTTGGATAGTGAATATTCCTGTCCTATCTGAAAATTGAACTGCTTCATTTGAAGTTCCGTCTTATCAACTGGTATCGCAACGAAGGTATCACCATCGAATCTTATAGCATGATTCATGATGAGTATGAATCCGTCATTCACGTTGAAGAAGTACTTGTCAAAATCGAGTGGCATTAGCATTTCTTCGGCCAGGCCAGCATAGTCGTCGATTTTTCTTCCCTCTGGCATTGGGTCAACCTGATCTACGTATAGAACCAGTCGCTCATTTTCGTAATTCCTGTACTTGAACGTTACCTGCGTGGTTTTATGTTCAAAGATGGCATCTAAAGTTATATGAAAGCGTTTTAAATCGTCTCCACGTAAGGTGATTGTATTAAACGAAGCGAGTTCATAACTTTTCGAAAGAAGATACAAATTAACGCTGACTTTGAACAGTCCTAGATGGGTCAACTCAACGGATCTCACAGCAATCATATTATAATGAACAACAATTGCCTTTTCCTTAAAGTTTGCTTTCGTCTTGGTAGAATATTCTTCACCCTTTTTGTCACTCAACTTTATTCTGTTGAATATTTCATCAATCTTGCTAAAATTGTGCAATTTTGATCCAATTTCCTTCACCATCTTTTTCATGCCATGATTCCACCTGCAAATTGTAAGCTGATGGTCGGTGGTCAAATATGCCACACCTCGATCAATGAAGgctattgaataaaaatttgaaatttgctgAGAATCAGTCTTCCAACTTTTAGTTCTCTCATTCCAGTGAAAAAAGATCAAATTATTATGATTTCTTACGAGAATGTAGTTGTGATCTGCGCGAACATCGGTTTGGCTTTTGTTTGCTGTATACCTTTTCAGCATATCCATAGCAAATTCTTCTAAACCAAAAACGTAAAGCGAGaggagattttcaaaataacaaagcACCAAAAAGAATTTTTCCTCAACAATCGCATGGAAGGAGTCTAGCCTCTCGTAAAAGTCAACCGAGAAGTTTTTTTCCTCTACCATGTTGTTTTTACCTGCCAGGTCCCGAGTTCTTATTGATATTTTGTTGTCTTTCAATTTGGCCTCCAAAAGGTATGAGCC harbors:
- the LOC120421727 gene encoding uncharacterized protein LOC120421727, producing MAQTNGKKVQLTLKSDSEIKLKTPVFDDDSIQVVEVIEQKSVEVFVRDELRLIKYVLQNNVWTKAYAKENFFKNQLMLNSKNWLVARLQGTTFIALFTKFGLAIYDDSKNLQEVIVDGIMDSINMADGDGVKPIILHGVYDDRNVLFFGRDNKGEVYVEMFNSEGRVINLLVIESGFSSGVLFGVYELGGELRSLGKRLEKEIILYDMIKPTSTTLQIKATIPIGSTLGSFDKAFKKDSTLYYFNDVGLSVIDLDTKKQKLYCNEFSALRGWNQKYFDTIQFVEGEEVIFIFSGPKGIGSCQISNNSCDLKHAGRSDFKNVNVLKVLKNPNSLRVVSFSEDTIQILTLSETDTIQKIPKHELKSAEPTPLTVSDDLLRKIDPTLKIPTVRWWGETFDETIFKEATNRNTGRLSFAFPLVDIQSRMGIQIQVSAFYEDSEEVAGGALGVNWKLEENYIVVDRKGTVFEELHEYYLVRGNRRARLLRDFEGSNGKVVKFSIADMKDLKIELRYNDEQWFVEDKKLRYIFGKDGNREAISRMTGWENWFGSTAKQVRQSNIKVFPFAWHLLKVENIWDSTDVISYHYNVDKDGAKTMVSNLIKISDLKSHSIELVYDSNKLLTNIEIKTLWYNQSLILKYDQNYLKSINQFNRIMLAFDYYSNGGKRRQLAEVTLPSSEKVNYDNQNVAVPNEEVNFGKSEIFIGRGSYLLEAKLKDNKISIRTRDLAGKNNMVEEKNFSVDFYERLDSFHAIVEEKFFLVLCYFENLLSLYVFGLEEFAMDMLKRYTANKSQTDVRADHNYILVRNHNNLIFFHWNERTKSWKTDSQQISNFYSIAFIDRGVAYLTTDHQLTICRWNHGMKKMVKEIGSKLHNFSKIDEIFNRIKLSDKKGEEYSTKTKANFKEKAIVVHYNMIAVRSVELTHLGLFKVSVNLYLLSKSYELASFNTITLRGDDLKRFHITLDAIFEHKTTQVTFKYRNYENERLVLYVDQVDPMPEGRKIDDYAGLAEEMLMPLDFDKYFFNVNDGFILIMNHAIRFDGDTFVAIPVDKTELQMKQFNFQIGQEYSLSKALNNVEIKLIATKSNVTLHRFEKNQPQNITIKYPNYCLETFDGGLTVIPLNPDRITPYKLWNRSLHPASIPQLLLTTDQEGNVYGAPARIVRFDWNNSVVTMTTISGLGSPSRTRYLYLDPAIMDTSVYYRTTHVIPGGSSDLRFGYFEQRTDMVRGRNDVQVFDSKKQLFDKDYLSRLEAKSRKQREEQFQDMKDDPRTVIWDKSRRFPVVRAAPFQVEDEVVGFMGFEEYEAKRRWDFKQDSIEKDKFSATGKNYLRLKKGERISVTFVPKNYAGVFVARACIRPTSKSDFQTLPDKISNILGLSASGSTVKSSGVTISSRLNEWYILQAMINMTDSMNSRISLEVNAHPFEIHVDHVLYAPLDLNFEAIVYDSQTALPTEVIRNNGQVTRFINDGYGRKMVELYQSGLVKIFESYQVRSDSPYRKEFYTSSLVIKPINGIVTPFSPYVIRNYWDFAEIEILQISQRYLKINGQIHYKIPITSDSVWLHFQYGSLANALSIRIGSTIVTTLHRSSIPTSGQLTMLISPHFYTIWIDGSLLQSGVKAGLKIIGSKLSLAGSIVLSDIVIIDGSEFLITYHNRESNPTQEIQLGSSGSIFIRETLYDEIDRKTKQTLWTKLQHTDVKHPLGYQNKFVESHDQSGSLHGLVEKFNPKAPSYPYQGFLYHNVPVDVQSGVSQPGSANTTTFSVNSTVPYILLHYPTSRGFRHSEERKLNGAIHVSVEDNRNQVVAEYARTEDYNNILTTYEYDELGNLLRMIPPNHHEDHDKYVAGKQLESSPWEIKMKYYDNTKLLKLRQTPDFGRMEFVYNEYDQLRFQFHYNDEGKLVKIKYYLYNIEGRTQEFGLLDPKMHGELRNDPNKPFQRGDTFILFNYGEEDPALRNRIIYVFKQNEKQVQEEVFLFDEEENLISRDIISNGEMVKNRSIQFYHENEKISVIHYPTDITLHCNHNSRGEITSIIDHFGTKIASFTHDPQGKVATIVHEKENFTVTYSYDTAGHLLKIMSPFLEEVISHQDGGYGAEPVGDGTILRTEFRALWHDKAARSQIALKPSDFVSEKMSYEMAALCYRALKKKKLIDTLGRPVRTFYPELHIDLPVKCSTRVEGNHVAEMFLTKGFPQLYGHAYKYGSHGELIEAKSYIQDERDSLTRPLTFKRFQEVFRKARLEGNATSTWENLKKHYLISKGTNALQMGQYYETDIKFSTLSVILNRYHVLKNPDSKENADTLCAKWIIDSDGIKKCKRDVTSYSPKERTKFKNIANHAKIIKLLAPFFATELGKSPADVHSFSIDKNGNHKLFYTGFERYEMKYKQFKNQIESIKISSHGKPTNYVLEHNSDGNVIRADHKGISKIEYDHLVQRASKIVTSKVTVELSYDYKGERTSKIVRNKSGDLLLKLHYVRDPKENVLVELKHEYPDPKQTDKPIVTVTSYIRGPLGLIGFYRNNEYYSVLQDHEGSTRLVVKGGQVIAAYDYLPYGQLIRRFNSDPDGHVTYLYTGQELDEETGLYNYHARLYDPDLGRFYQVDPQEQYPSPYKYAGNSPISLVDPDGEFAFLLFMICLGAFLAGAAHSKTFDVTKWNFKDPMLYLSMFGGAVGGAAAAMGAAASLSFFTSFFGGSTVAGVLATGTLAVAGALFGGAGAANEWNPAKWDWTSPALYSGFFRGATFALSLPGAYLGAVKMMAMLGKTVYKTGLALLIAGFGYIGGAMANDWEFNPTKWDTGPKTLFALFDGTTIALLTASTPMKLAKPLKSLTKFITHKKDLVMRSVKVVSFKALTSQTNRLAVFHVSLMVGRQAGLMKKLHQLQTSPVRAIEGKKRNKRDIFESIPSSSDRLEDFLSTIWSYLNLNSAFESHQAPNAKTSTKLYKRKSKETKSKQFQKYCIRPTNSKFHFICPQQNFQISVYPKMKPFEEIGFGQDTFSRCMPIHWDDLPAVACEGVRSTFIYTAYDQATVFHYLDGWIMLARVAPAICRDLKRGFMNLLKIFMQKPKKNKISRSVFNQIEEVLKSEIDEIDGILEQSSQSEQIMQMWTFLKEDIAEFLDKTWYKYDNYEFEIIQERLIAFKEDILETALLHTCTSELVNMSKINVKSLKIMSHFTSNEPIKMINYFGCMQTLIANENELN